The following are encoded together in the Bacillus carboniphilus genome:
- a CDS encoding DUF1002 domain-containing protein: MKSLKMIASGIGLLLVLSIGIMSTVYADSDTKEDSINEKYGLPVVVYGEALSEAQKEEVRELLDVEDPSMVKEITVTGEDLVYYIGGDAHSNMYSSAKITRNDSGEGLVINQVTPENITEVTNEMYANALLTAGIEDAVVDVASPVKVSGHSALVGIYKAYDEGEGTALNKDRTEVANEELSLATQLAQKEGLDQDKVSELLTEIKQQIADLDPASKEEVEQIIDERLKSLEISLSPEDRQLLIDLFEKMRNLNINFDNVQSQLENLANDIQKRIEDVVGDKGFLQKIGDFFQQIFDFFKKLIESIMSLFS; encoded by the coding sequence ATGAAATCCTTAAAAATGATCGCAAGTGGTATAGGGTTACTTCTTGTTTTATCAATAGGTATTATGAGTACGGTTTATGCAGATAGTGACACTAAGGAAGATAGCATTAATGAAAAATACGGACTTCCGGTTGTTGTATATGGAGAAGCACTTTCTGAGGCGCAAAAAGAAGAGGTACGTGAGCTGTTAGATGTCGAGGATCCCTCTATGGTAAAAGAAATTACGGTAACCGGAGAGGACCTTGTTTATTATATTGGTGGGGATGCACATTCTAATATGTATTCCTCCGCGAAGATTACAAGAAATGACTCTGGAGAAGGGCTTGTCATTAACCAAGTTACTCCTGAAAACATTACCGAGGTTACCAATGAAATGTATGCCAACGCTTTATTGACAGCAGGTATTGAAGATGCAGTGGTAGATGTAGCTTCGCCGGTAAAAGTAAGTGGTCATTCGGCTCTGGTTGGAATTTACAAGGCTTATGACGAAGGGGAAGGGACAGCCCTTAACAAAGATAGGACAGAAGTGGCAAATGAAGAGCTGAGCCTTGCCACTCAGTTAGCTCAAAAGGAAGGATTAGATCAGGACAAAGTCAGTGAACTGCTAACGGAAATTAAGCAGCAAATTGCAGATCTAGATCCTGCCTCAAAAGAAGAAGTGGAACAAATCATTGATGAAAGATTAAAATCACTTGAAATCAGCTTGAGCCCTGAGGATCGTCAGCTACTAATTGATTTATTTGAAAAAATGAGGAATTTAAATATTAACTTTGACAATGTTCAGTCACAGCTTGAAAACCTCGCAAACGATATACAAAAAAGGATTGAGGACGTTGTGGGAGACAAAGGTTTCCTTCAAAAGATTGGTGATTTCTTTCAACAGATCTTTGATTTCTTTAAAAAATTGATTGAGAGTATTATGAGTTTATTCTCTTAA
- a CDS encoding nuclear transport factor 2 family protein: MKQFDSDQYDEGLKSLDNGVNLSEEEQNKMIDQINTKIGDVSPKMRQSPKKWRYYLAFASAFLVITILSLPQLSHMLGESTETTVEEMVERHYEAYNNKDFETFFDMLSTREQEKMLVSKTYSDSSKKELIETIRRDKEEIIKMWEKSWRPVEVIKVEEQSGATEESTTVAATLHYPARGTSPEATILMTFKVVKENGEWKFDEVLSSEPVN; the protein is encoded by the coding sequence ATGAAACAATTTGATTCTGATCAGTATGATGAGGGTCTAAAATCTTTGGATAACGGAGTTAACTTGAGTGAAGAAGAACAAAACAAAATGATTGATCAAATAAATACAAAGATAGGAGATGTTTCACCTAAAATGAGGCAATCACCAAAAAAATGGAGATATTATTTGGCATTTGCATCTGCGTTCTTAGTGATAACTATATTATCTTTACCACAACTTAGTCATATGCTGGGTGAAAGTACCGAAACCACTGTTGAAGAAATGGTTGAAAGGCATTATGAGGCATATAACAACAAGGACTTTGAAACCTTTTTTGACATGTTGAGTACACGAGAACAAGAGAAAATGCTAGTATCAAAAACTTATAGTGATTCGAGTAAAAAAGAGCTAATCGAAACAATTAGGAGAGATAAAGAAGAAATAATAAAAATGTGGGAAAAGAGTTGGAGACCTGTTGAAGTTATCAAAGTTGAGGAACAGAGCGGAGCAACTGAAGAGAGTACAACCGTAGCAGCAACCCTACATTACCCAGCAAGAGGTACTTCACCAGAAGCAACAATCCTCATGACCTTTAAAGTAGTCAAAGAAAATGGAGAATGGAAATTTGATGAAGTCCTTAGTTCTGAACCGGTTAATTAG